One Bartonella tribocorum CIP 105476 genomic window carries:
- a CDS encoding Bgr_08870 family protein, whose protein sequence is MTKTKKLDMELPQEGRFISSEFPILRENLNKLDQALVAVEEKIDEKAPLQHTHTISEITDLESTLNGKMAADKTFSFADLSDIEGAKDAANNYVLYKSSNNNFTFGSAVSLLGAHQHKTEDIVGLDDFRAKINQDLTSYGRLTSPNEWKNYNKFTSKVTMSGGLELLDNSPFSLIHNGETVTSLSTTGSTLKGPLKVDGDVVYTKSEIDKLIASLVKKPVEILITESGTLPFPADVTDDTEVEIWAWGGGGSGGTGVRLKTTYNGRITYTYYGGGGGGGGQCVRVKIKGSQLRKAKNIQIGGGGKNGNGGATIIEGVLIANGGSIGSNGSGVTETVGKGGRGGYTSIKNFIFSGGDGGDGGSYSGGSSLFGGGGGGGGSNNGNGGCGGESDKGGKGGKGGHNQADAGGGGGGYFPGKDAANYNSGDGGNGAILLRFFI, encoded by the coding sequence ATGACAAAAACCAAAAAACTCGACATGGAATTGCCACAAGAAGGGCGTTTTATCAGTTCTGAATTCCCTATTTTGCGTGAAAACCTCAATAAACTTGATCAAGCGCTTGTGGCTGTTGAGGAAAAAATAGACGAAAAAGCGCCTTTACAACACACGCATACCATAAGTGAAATCACAGATCTAGAAAGCACTCTCAATGGCAAGATGGCAGCCGATAAAACTTTCTCATTTGCTGATTTAAGCGATATCGAGGGGGCAAAAGATGCAGCAAATAATTATGTTCTCTATAAATCAAGCAACAACAATTTTACCTTTGGTAGTGCTGTCTCCCTGTTAGGCGCGCACCAGCATAAAACCGAAGATATCGTGGGGCTTGATGATTTTAGAGCTAAGATTAATCAAGATCTAACAAGTTATGGGCGCCTCACAAGCCCAAATGAATGGAAAAATTACAATAAATTTACCAGCAAAGTCACCATGAGTGGTGGCTTAGAACTTTTGGATAATTCGCCGTTTAGCCTTATTCATAATGGTGAAACGGTGACAAGTTTAAGCACAACGGGAAGCACGTTGAAAGGACCGCTTAAAGTGGATGGTGATGTTGTTTATACGAAATCAGAAATAGATAAATTAATAGCTTCATTAGTCAAAAAACCGGTTGAAATTCTCATTACAGAAAGTGGTACACTTCCATTTCCCGCAGATGTCACTGATGACACAGAGGTAGAAATATGGGCATGGGGAGGTGGAGGCAGTGGAGGGACTGGAGTCCGGTTAAAAACTACTTATAACGGTCGTATCACATACACCTATTATGGTGGAGGTGGAGGCGGTGGAGGGCAATGTGTACGCGTTAAAATCAAAGGATCTCAGCTTAGAAAAGCAAAAAATATTCAAATTGGTGGTGGTGGTAAAAATGGTAATGGTGGTGCCACGATTATTGAAGGGGTTCTCATCGCCAATGGTGGGAGTATAGGCTCTAATGGTAGTGGAGTTACCGAAACAGTAGGAAAAGGAGGAAGAGGAGGTTACACAAGCATTAAAAACTTTATTTTTTCTGGCGGTGATGGTGGAGATGGCGGAAGCTACTCGGGTGGAAGTTCTCTTTTTGGAGGTGGAGGCGGCGGCGGGGGATCTAATAATGGTAATGGTGGCTGTGGTGGTGAAAGTGACAAAGGTGGTAAAGGTGGTAAAGGTGGCCATAACCAAGCTGATGCAGGTGGTGGTGGTGGCGGTTATTTTCCTGGAAAGGATGCAGCAAATTACAACAGTGGTGACGGTGGAAATGGCGCAATATTGTTGAGATTTTTTATATAG
- a CDS encoding DUF4815 domain-containing protein yields the protein MKHESGLPFAIDRSVGKDEQQSVVFYGRRSFLQGGELNEMQTIIRGRHDRLGRLVAQEGDRVERADAFVNKDTKTVTLTEGKIYIAGDIFPVSNAVLTNISMMGRVEIGVKLQKKWVTYEDDPELLGQVTGSLAEGEGGAAREVAKLVWALKDDDQKGTFFPVYILQDGVLIDQKSPSLLEPAMQAIATYDRSHGHYIVGGCRVTALGQEGQKQVFSIQEGEANINGFKRKRLAALRYEELEDFSTSAVPSETHIFAPPKGKTSFTFKTYYTPIAAVHSLLLTKEKTVTITRGAVASGRDGVADKSITAFIKIVQGTKEFKEGKDFKKTGDTIDWAPMGDEPLPGSSYKVTYRYRASIKADKVTAQEITVSGGAEGGDIIVSYTYKLPRIDRIGLNTGGNVVYIKGVSADQPMAPSVPDDVLSLATITNNWLSTPQVANDGTRVAPYDEMWRYFQRVLSLDRLMQLERIKSNVDSKEPVAKKGMFADPFLDDSYRDEGFPQTGAIGHGILQLAIDPTFYTAPLNAPVTLDWTNEVIIAQELTTACEKINPYQNFAPLPGTVSLTPATDFWHEQRTDWLSSVTNQLNMGWNRGRTIRNTEVRDDLINETREQIDFLRQIKLNFKIEGFGRGEILESLTFDGVDVLPNSRLVADSKGTLEGIFSIPANITAGTKNVIARGRGGTVATGLFTGQGVIDVKVMRRTTTVKIWTQVDPQAQVFTPDETRQITGIDFHLCKIGNQAHDLVIDLVTTENGYPTADIQAQTSYSMKGAKTGWASARYDVPLTVPDDRLTAFVIKTDDADHSVSLAKLGDFDKDSQRYVSSHPYVTGPRFSSVNAQSWSAHQDEALAFRVLAARYRQTEKMVDLGTFDLVDCSDLQVRAAVELPSSDCSVIFEIERNNGTVYQLLPFQLLSLSEYISEKVKLRAILKGTEKLSPVLFAPVQLIAGKIHKTATYITRAFAFGEKARLTSYIKTFLPGGSSFTLEMQLDDGAFVPLKLDETEQLSEPLWTERKFISGDKTAKQARLKLTLTGGPAARSMVCDFGAGII from the coding sequence ATGAAACATGAAAGCGGACTACCCTTTGCAATTGATAGATCGGTCGGCAAAGATGAACAACAAAGCGTGGTGTTTTATGGCAGGCGCTCTTTTCTTCAAGGTGGTGAACTCAATGAAATGCAAACCATCATCAGGGGGCGTCATGACCGTTTGGGGCGCCTTGTGGCACAAGAAGGAGACCGCGTTGAACGAGCAGATGCCTTTGTCAACAAAGACACAAAGACCGTTACCTTAACGGAGGGTAAGATTTATATTGCAGGCGATATCTTTCCCGTCTCAAATGCTGTTCTCACGAATATTTCCATGATGGGGCGCGTGGAAATCGGTGTAAAGTTGCAAAAGAAATGGGTGACCTATGAGGATGATCCAGAACTGTTAGGACAAGTTACAGGGTCCTTGGCAGAAGGAGAAGGAGGTGCGGCACGCGAGGTCGCAAAACTTGTCTGGGCTCTCAAAGATGATGACCAGAAAGGGACTTTTTTTCCGGTCTATATCTTGCAAGATGGTGTTTTGATTGATCAAAAATCCCCCTCATTACTTGAACCCGCTATGCAAGCCATTGCGACGTATGATCGCTCCCATGGACACTATATCGTGGGGGGATGCCGTGTCACAGCTTTGGGGCAAGAGGGACAAAAGCAAGTGTTCAGTATTCAAGAGGGAGAAGCCAATATCAATGGTTTCAAACGCAAGCGCTTGGCTGCTTTGCGCTATGAAGAACTCGAGGACTTTTCGACAAGTGCCGTTCCTAGTGAAACCCATATTTTTGCACCTCCAAAGGGCAAGACAAGCTTTACCTTTAAAACCTATTATACCCCCATTGCCGCTGTTCATTCCCTTTTGTTGACGAAAGAAAAAACCGTGACAATCACTCGCGGTGCAGTTGCCTCCGGGCGTGATGGGGTGGCGGACAAAAGTATCACCGCTTTTATCAAAATTGTTCAAGGAACCAAGGAATTTAAAGAAGGCAAGGATTTCAAAAAAACCGGAGACACCATTGATTGGGCGCCCATGGGCGATGAACCACTCCCCGGCAGTAGTTATAAAGTGACCTATCGATACCGCGCGAGCATAAAAGCGGATAAAGTAACAGCGCAGGAAATCACCGTCTCAGGAGGGGCTGAGGGAGGTGATATCATTGTAAGCTACACTTATAAACTCCCCCGCATTGACCGTATTGGTCTCAACACAGGAGGCAATGTTGTCTATATCAAAGGCGTCTCGGCAGACCAACCCATGGCTCCCAGTGTCCCGGATGATGTGCTCTCCCTTGCTACCATTACCAACAATTGGCTTAGCACCCCCCAAGTGGCTAATGATGGCACGCGTGTTGCCCCTTATGATGAGATGTGGCGTTATTTTCAACGGGTGCTCTCTCTTGACCGCCTCATGCAATTAGAGCGCATTAAAAGCAATGTTGACTCTAAAGAGCCTGTTGCCAAAAAAGGCATGTTTGCAGACCCTTTTCTCGATGACAGTTATCGCGATGAAGGGTTTCCCCAAACAGGGGCTATTGGTCATGGCATTTTACAGCTTGCCATTGATCCAACCTTTTATACTGCCCCCCTGAACGCCCCTGTCACACTTGACTGGACCAATGAAGTGATCATTGCGCAAGAATTGACTACGGCTTGCGAAAAGATCAACCCCTATCAAAATTTTGCACCTCTCCCCGGGACTGTCTCCCTTACCCCCGCAACAGATTTTTGGCATGAACAGCGCACCGATTGGCTCTCAAGTGTCACCAATCAACTCAATATGGGATGGAATCGCGGGAGAACTATCCGTAACACGGAAGTACGTGATGACCTCATCAATGAGACTCGAGAGCAAATCGATTTTTTAAGACAAATTAAGCTGAATTTTAAGATTGAAGGCTTTGGTCGTGGTGAAATCTTGGAAAGCCTTACCTTTGATGGTGTGGATGTCTTACCCAACAGCCGCCTTGTTGCCGATAGCAAAGGCACCCTTGAAGGCATCTTTAGCATTCCTGCGAATATTACGGCTGGTACAAAGAATGTGATTGCACGAGGCAGAGGGGGCACCGTTGCAACAGGGCTTTTTACCGGTCAAGGGGTGATTGATGTAAAGGTGATGCGACGTACCACCACGGTGAAAATATGGACACAAGTAGACCCGCAAGCCCAAGTCTTTACCCCTGATGAAACACGGCAAATCACGGGGATTGATTTCCATCTTTGTAAAATAGGCAATCAAGCCCATGATCTGGTGATTGATTTGGTCACCACCGAAAACGGTTATCCGACCGCTGATATTCAAGCCCAAACATCTTATTCCATGAAGGGTGCCAAAACCGGCTGGGCTAGCGCACGCTATGATGTACCCTTAACCGTCCCTGATGACCGTCTGACCGCCTTTGTCATTAAAACCGATGATGCGGATCATTCCGTATCACTGGCTAAACTTGGGGATTTTGATAAAGACAGCCAAAGATATGTCTCAAGCCACCCCTATGTGACGGGTCCGCGCTTTTCTTCTGTCAATGCACAAAGCTGGAGCGCCCATCAAGATGAAGCATTAGCCTTTCGGGTGTTGGCTGCACGCTACAGGCAAACAGAAAAGATGGTTGATTTAGGCACCTTTGATCTTGTGGATTGTTCTGATTTGCAAGTGCGTGCAGCGGTAGAATTGCCTTCAAGCGATTGCTCTGTCATCTTTGAAATTGAACGCAACAACGGCACGGTTTACCAACTGCTACCCTTTCAATTGCTAAGCCTTAGCGAATATATCAGTGAAAAGGTCAAGCTTCGCGCCATTCTTAAAGGCACAGAGAAACTCTCTCCGGTGTTATTTGCCCCGGTTCAGTTGATTGCAGGAAAGATTCATAAAACAGCAACTTATATCACGCGGGCTTTTGCCTTTGGGGAAAAGGCAAGATTGACCAGCTATATCAAAACCTTCTTGCCGGGCGGTTCCTCTTTCACCCTCGAGATGCAACTGGATGATGGGGCGTTTGTCCCTTTGAAACTCGATGAAACAGAACAGTTATCGGAGCCTCTCTGGACAGAGCGCAAATTTATTAGTGGTGACAAAACAGCCAAACAAGCACGCCTTAAACTCACCCTTACCGGTGGACCGGCGGCGCGTTCCATGGTGTGTGATTTTGGCGCCGGCATCATATGA